A single region of the Streptomyces sp. AM 4-1-1 genome encodes:
- a CDS encoding DUF5937 family protein has product MPFHLRFDEGDLLRCRFALSPLWETQEAVRVLDRPDRQGYHLPWLRRTREAAAGLDLAPLQLLMPRGGHNPDFLCPPPAGPTASFDEEIAQLRTTDPGVARQDMALALADNPGALDSPGGRALLANPARSVQQLADLLEQVWRALVRPHWPRLRALLEADIAYHSRRLAEIGFERLLGELSPQLRWTGSTLTVLRTTGDHERVLGGQGLVLMPSVFTWPNVVGGYEPPWRAGVVYPARGIGGLWAEPADRTPDTLARLLGRARADVLCALDEPSGTTALAHRLGLAPSSVSEHLSVLRASGLLTSRRYGHQVLYERTPLGIALAVPDPYAGP; this is encoded by the coding sequence ATGCCGTTCCATCTCCGCTTCGACGAGGGTGACCTGCTCCGCTGCCGGTTCGCGCTCTCCCCGCTCTGGGAGACCCAGGAAGCGGTGCGTGTCCTGGACCGCCCGGACCGGCAGGGCTACCACCTGCCGTGGCTGCGGCGTACCCGGGAGGCGGCCGCCGGGCTCGACCTCGCCCCGCTCCAGCTGCTGATGCCGCGCGGCGGGCACAACCCGGACTTCCTCTGCCCGCCGCCGGCGGGTCCGACGGCCTCCTTCGACGAGGAGATCGCGCAACTGCGCACCACCGATCCCGGCGTCGCCCGCCAGGACATGGCGCTCGCCCTCGCGGACAACCCCGGCGCGCTGGACTCCCCCGGCGGCCGGGCCCTGCTCGCGAATCCCGCACGGTCGGTCCAGCAGTTGGCGGATCTGCTCGAACAGGTCTGGCGGGCACTGGTCCGGCCGCACTGGCCCCGGCTGCGCGCCCTGCTGGAGGCGGACATCGCGTACCACTCGCGCCGCCTCGCCGAGATCGGCTTCGAGCGGCTGCTCGGCGAGTTGAGTCCCCAACTGCGCTGGACCGGTTCGACGCTGACCGTGCTGCGGACGACCGGCGATCACGAACGGGTGCTCGGCGGTCAGGGTCTGGTCCTGATGCCGAGCGTCTTCACCTGGCCGAACGTGGTCGGCGGATACGAGCCGCCGTGGCGGGCCGGTGTGGTCTACCCGGCCCGGGGCATCGGCGGGCTGTGGGCGGAGCCCGCCGACCGCACCCCGGACACGCTCGCCCGGCTGCTCGGCCGGGCCCGGGCCGATGTGCTGTGCGCGCTCGACGAACCGTCCGGGACCACCGCGCTGGCCCACCGGCTGGGCCTCGCGCCGTCCTCCGTCTCGGAGCATCTGTCGGTGCTGCGGGCGTCGGGGCTGCTGACGTCACGGCGGTACGGCCACCAGGTGCTGTACGAGCGGACACCCCTGGGCATCGCCCTCGCGGTCCCCGATCCGTACGCGGGGCCGTGA
- a CDS encoding acetyl-CoA C-acetyltransferase, with protein MPGTTGTTSVIVAGARTPMGRLLGSLRSFSGAELGGFAIKAALDRAGIGGDQVEYVIMGQVLQAGAGQIPARQAAVNAGIPMNVPALTVNKVCLSGLDAIALADQLIRAGEFDVVVAGGQESMTNAPHLLPKSREGHKYGAIEMLDAMAHDGLTDAFENIAMGESTEKHNARLGLNRADQDAFAARSHQLAAAARKNGVFEAEITPVEVPQRKGDPVLVTEDEGIRPETTAESLGRLRPAFAKDGTITAGTSSQISDGAAAVVVMSRARAEELGLDWIAEIGAHGNVAGPDNSLQSQPSNAIAHALKKGGLTVDDLDLVEINEAFAAVAVQSVKDLGLAEEKVNVNGGAIALGHPIGMSGARLALHLALELKRRGGGTGVAALCGGGGQGDALILHVPGN; from the coding sequence ATGCCTGGAACGACCGGTACCACCTCAGTGATCGTCGCGGGCGCCCGTACGCCCATGGGACGGCTCCTCGGTTCGCTCAGGTCCTTCTCGGGCGCCGAGCTCGGCGGGTTCGCCATCAAGGCCGCCCTCGACCGCGCGGGCATCGGCGGCGACCAGGTCGAGTACGTGATCATGGGCCAGGTGCTCCAGGCGGGCGCGGGCCAGATCCCGGCCCGGCAGGCCGCCGTCAACGCGGGCATCCCGATGAACGTCCCCGCGCTCACCGTCAACAAGGTGTGCCTGTCCGGTCTGGACGCCATCGCCCTCGCCGACCAGCTGATCCGCGCCGGCGAGTTCGACGTGGTCGTCGCGGGCGGGCAGGAGTCGATGACCAACGCCCCCCATCTGCTCCCGAAGTCCCGGGAGGGCCACAAGTACGGCGCGATCGAGATGCTCGACGCGATGGCCCACGACGGTCTGACCGACGCCTTCGAGAACATCGCGATGGGCGAGTCCACCGAGAAGCACAACGCCCGCCTCGGTCTGAACCGCGCCGACCAGGACGCCTTCGCCGCCCGGTCCCACCAGCTCGCCGCCGCCGCCCGGAAGAACGGCGTCTTCGAGGCCGAGATCACCCCCGTCGAGGTCCCGCAGCGCAAGGGCGACCCGGTCCTCGTCACCGAGGACGAGGGCATCCGGCCGGAGACGACCGCCGAGTCGCTGGGCAGGCTGCGCCCGGCCTTCGCCAAGGACGGCACGATCACCGCGGGGACCTCCTCGCAGATCTCCGACGGCGCCGCCGCCGTCGTCGTGATGAGCCGGGCCAGGGCGGAGGAGCTGGGTCTCGACTGGATCGCCGAGATCGGCGCGCACGGCAATGTGGCGGGCCCGGACAACTCGCTCCAGTCCCAGCCGTCCAACGCCATCGCGCACGCCCTGAAGAAGGGCGGTCTCACCGTCGACGACCTCGACCTGGTCGAGATCAACGAGGCGTTCGCGGCCGTCGCCGTCCAGTCGGTGAAGGACCTCGGCCTCGCCGAGGAGAAGGTGAACGTCAACGGGGGCGCCATCGCGCTCGGCCACCCGATCGGCATGTCCGGTGCCCGTCTCGCGCTGCACCTGGCGCTGGAGCTGAAGCGGCGCGGCGGCGGTACGGGCGTGGCGGCGCTGTGCGGCGGCGGCGGCCAGGGCGACGCCCTGATTCTCCACGTCCCCGGCAACTGA
- a CDS encoding DUF3817 domain-containing protein: MKRSVLTRYRVMAYVTAVMLLVLCTCMVFKYGFETGEGLTLVVSQIHGVLYIIYLVFAFDLGSKAKWPVGKLLWVLVAGTIPTAAFFVERAVVREVEPMITDGTPQTARA; the protein is encoded by the coding sequence ATGAAACGCAGTGTGCTGACCCGATACCGGGTGATGGCCTACGTCACCGCTGTCATGTTGCTCGTGCTCTGCACCTGCATGGTCTTCAAGTACGGCTTCGAGACCGGCGAGGGCCTGACCCTCGTGGTCTCGCAGATCCACGGCGTGCTCTACATCATCTATCTGGTCTTCGCCTTCGACCTGGGCTCCAAGGCGAAGTGGCCGGTCGGCAAGCTGCTGTGGGTGCTGGTCGCGGGCACCATCCCCACCGCCGCGTTCTTCGTCGAGCGGGCCGTGGTCCGCGAGGTGGAGCCGATGATCACCGACGGCACCCCGCAGACCGCCAGGGCCTGA
- a CDS encoding MarR family transcriptional regulator codes for MPKPLSLSFDPIARADELWRQRWGPVPSMGAITSIMRAQQILLAEVDAVVKPYGLTFARYEALVLLTFSRAGELPMSKIGERLMVHPTSVTNTVDRLVRSGLVDKRPNPNDGRGTLASITEKGREVVEAATRELMAMDFGLGAYDAEECAEIFAMLRPLRVAAQDFDEV; via the coding sequence GTGCCGAAGCCGCTCAGCCTCTCCTTCGACCCCATCGCGCGCGCCGACGAACTGTGGCGGCAGCGCTGGGGCCCCGTTCCCTCCATGGGTGCGATCACCTCGATCATGCGCGCCCAGCAGATCCTGCTCGCCGAGGTCGACGCGGTCGTCAAGCCGTACGGGCTGACCTTCGCGCGGTACGAGGCGCTGGTGCTGCTCACCTTCTCCCGGGCCGGTGAGCTACCGATGTCCAAGATCGGCGAACGCCTCATGGTGCACCCCACGTCCGTCACCAACACCGTCGACCGGCTGGTCAGGTCCGGGCTGGTCGACAAGCGGCCCAACCCCAACGACGGCCGCGGCACCCTGGCGTCCATCACGGAGAAGGGCCGCGAGGTCGTCGAGGCGGCCACCCGCGAACTGATGGCGATGGACTTCGGGCTCGGCGCCTACGACGCCGAGGAATGTGCCGAGATCTTCGCGATGCTGCGGCCCCTGCGGGTCGCCGCCCAGGACTTCGACGAGGTCTGA
- a CDS encoding AIM24 family protein, translating into MPFREINSKMVEGTVVPGQKMYSQRGAMLAYRGEVSFTPNIQGGQGGLMSMIGRRVANEATPLMTVEGNGTVMFGHGGHHIQVINLAGDTLYVEADRLLAFDGTLTQGTMFMGSQGGVMGMVRGQVTGQGLFTTTLQGHGAVAVMAHGGVIELPIAPGHEVHVDPQAYVAHHGDVRNKLSTALGWRDMVGRGSGEAFQLELTGNGAVYVQASEEKL; encoded by the coding sequence ATGCCGTTCCGTGAGATCAACTCGAAGATGGTCGAGGGGACCGTGGTCCCCGGCCAGAAGATGTACAGCCAGCGCGGCGCGATGCTCGCGTACCGGGGCGAGGTGTCGTTCACGCCGAACATCCAGGGCGGGCAGGGCGGACTGATGTCGATGATCGGCCGGCGGGTGGCCAACGAGGCGACCCCGCTGATGACGGTCGAGGGCAACGGCACGGTGATGTTCGGCCACGGCGGCCACCACATCCAGGTGATCAACCTGGCGGGCGACACGCTGTACGTGGAGGCGGACCGGCTGCTCGCCTTCGACGGGACGCTGACCCAGGGCACGATGTTCATGGGTTCGCAGGGCGGGGTGATGGGCATGGTGCGCGGTCAGGTGACCGGGCAGGGGCTCTTCACCACGACGCTTCAGGGACACGGGGCGGTCGCGGTGATGGCGCACGGCGGAGTGATCGAACTGCCGATCGCCCCGGGCCACGAGGTGCACGTGGACCCGCAGGCGTACGTCGCGCACCACGGCGACGTACGGAACAAGCTGTCGACCGCGCTCGGCTGGCGCGACATGGTGGGGCGCGGCTCGGGCGAGGCGTTCCAGCTGGAGCTGACCGGCAACGGCGCGGTGTACGTCCAGGCGTCGGAGGAGAAACTGTGA
- the meaB gene encoding methylmalonyl Co-A mutase-associated GTPase MeaB translates to MVDVPTLVEQARQGRPRAVARLISLVEGASPQLREVMAALAPLAGDAYVVGLTGPPGVGKSTSTSALVSAYRRAGKRVGVLAVDPSSPFSGGALLGDRVRMSEHASDPGVYIRSMATRGHLGGLAWSAPQAIRVLDAAGCEVILVETVGVGQSEVEIASQADTSVVLLAPGMGDGIQAAKAGILEIGDVYVVNKADRDGADAAARELNHMLGLGEARAPGDWRPPIVKTVAARGQGIDEVVEALEKHRAWMEERGVLAERRTARAAREVETIAVTALRRRIGDLHGDRRLGALAERIVAGHLDPYAAADELVAGLTGEP, encoded by the coding sequence ATGGTGGACGTCCCCACCCTGGTCGAACAGGCGCGGCAGGGCCGGCCACGGGCCGTGGCCCGGCTCATCTCCCTGGTGGAGGGGGCGTCGCCGCAGCTGCGGGAGGTGATGGCCGCCCTGGCGCCGCTGGCGGGCGACGCGTACGTCGTGGGTCTGACCGGCCCGCCGGGCGTCGGCAAGTCCACCTCGACGTCGGCCCTGGTGTCGGCGTACCGCCGGGCCGGGAAGCGGGTCGGGGTGCTCGCGGTCGACCCGTCGTCGCCCTTCTCCGGCGGCGCGCTCCTAGGCGACCGGGTCCGGATGTCCGAGCACGCCTCCGACCCCGGTGTCTACATCCGTTCCATGGCCACCCGAGGCCATCTGGGCGGTCTGGCCTGGTCGGCGCCGCAGGCCATCCGGGTGCTGGACGCGGCGGGCTGCGAGGTGATCCTCGTCGAGACGGTCGGCGTCGGTCAGTCGGAGGTGGAGATCGCCTCCCAGGCGGACACCTCCGTGGTGCTGCTGGCTCCCGGCATGGGCGACGGCATCCAGGCGGCGAAGGCCGGAATCCTGGAGATCGGCGATGTGTACGTGGTCAACAAGGCCGACCGGGACGGCGCGGACGCCGCCGCCCGCGAGCTGAACCACATGCTGGGTCTGGGCGAGGCCCGCGCGCCGGGCGACTGGCGGCCACCGATCGTGAAGACGGTCGCGGCCCGGGGCCAGGGCATCGACGAGGTCGTCGAGGCGCTGGAGAAGCACCGGGCGTGGATGGAGGAGCGTGGCGTGCTGGCCGAGCGGCGCACCGCGCGGGCGGCCCGCGAGGTCGAGACGATCGCGGTCACCGCGCTGCGCCGCCGCATCGGCGACCTGCACGGCGACCGCCGCCTCGGCGCCCTCGCGGAACGGATCGTGGCGGGGCACCTCGACCCGTACGCGGCGGCGGACGAACTGGTGGCGGGACTGACCGGGGAGCCCTGA
- a CDS encoding AIM24 family protein, whose product MFRLQGSKTLAVDLTDDAVKAKNGSMVAYDGRMTFKKMTGGGDGIRGMVTRRLTGEQMAVMEVKGKGTCYFADRASEISLVSLHGDKLYVEASNLLCTDAALRTGTSFTGLRGGASGNGLFTTTVEGTGQAAIMSDGQAVVLRVTPRYPLFVDPGAYIAHQGGLRQHLQAGVNFRTLIGEGSGEAFQIRFEGDGLVYVQPSERNTVGGDV is encoded by the coding sequence ATGTTCCGACTGCAAGGCAGCAAGACGCTCGCCGTCGACCTGACCGACGACGCCGTCAAGGCGAAGAACGGTTCGATGGTCGCGTACGACGGCCGGATGACGTTCAAGAAGATGACCGGCGGGGGTGACGGCATACGCGGGATGGTGACCCGCCGCCTGACCGGGGAGCAGATGGCCGTGATGGAGGTGAAGGGGAAGGGGACGTGCTACTTCGCGGACCGGGCGAGCGAGATCAGCCTGGTGTCGCTGCACGGTGACAAGCTGTACGTCGAGGCGAGCAATCTGCTGTGCACCGACGCCGCGCTGCGCACCGGGACCAGCTTCACCGGGCTGCGGGGCGGGGCGAGCGGCAACGGCCTGTTCACCACGACCGTCGAGGGCACCGGCCAGGCGGCGATCATGTCGGACGGGCAGGCGGTGGTGCTGCGGGTGACGCCCCGGTACCCGCTCTTCGTCGACCCCGGCGCCTACATCGCCCATCAGGGCGGACTCCGGCAGCACCTCCAGGCGGGGGTCAACTTCCGGACACTGATCGGCGAGGGTTCGGGCGAGGCTTTCCAGATCAGGTTCGAGGGCGACGGTCTCGTCTACGTCCAGCCGAGCGAGCGGAACACCGTCGGGGGCGATGTCTGA
- a CDS encoding AIM24 family protein yields the protein MSTPVIFDPMTLPSDDNVNAYTFCVELRGSQWFLQKGKMIAYYGQIQFDGVGHGRFERLMRASFHSPLHASDWVVAEGDGKMLLADRAFDVNSYDLEDGNLTIRSGNLLAFQPTLALKQSIVPGFLTLIGTGKFVAASNGPVVFMEPPLRVDPQALVGWADCPSPCHHYDHGYMTGLLGGLRAMTGIGGASGEEHQFEFVGAGTVLLQSTEALMAEQPSGGTPDQPGVPGAGQPGSGNRRPGQLGDLQRRFGL from the coding sequence GTGAGCACGCCCGTGATCTTCGATCCGATGACACTGCCGTCGGACGACAACGTCAACGCGTACACCTTCTGCGTGGAGCTCCGTGGGAGCCAGTGGTTCCTCCAGAAGGGCAAGATGATCGCCTATTACGGGCAGATCCAGTTCGACGGCGTCGGGCACGGCCGGTTCGAGCGGCTCATGCGCGCGAGCTTCCACTCACCGCTGCACGCGAGCGACTGGGTGGTGGCCGAGGGCGACGGGAAGATGCTGCTCGCGGACCGGGCGTTCGACGTCAACTCGTACGACCTGGAGGACGGGAACCTGACGATCCGGTCCGGCAATCTGCTGGCGTTCCAGCCGACGCTGGCGCTGAAGCAGTCGATCGTGCCGGGGTTCCTGACGCTGATCGGCACGGGGAAGTTCGTCGCCGCTTCCAACGGTCCGGTGGTCTTCATGGAGCCGCCGCTGCGGGTCGACCCGCAGGCGCTGGTGGGCTGGGCGGACTGCCCGTCGCCCTGCCACCACTACGACCACGGGTACATGACGGGGCTGCTGGGCGGACTGCGGGCGATGACCGGGATCGGCGGGGCCTCGGGCGAGGAGCACCAGTTCGAGTTCGTCGGCGCCGGTACGGTGCTGCTCCAGTCGACCGAGGCGCTGATGGCCGAACAGCCGTCCGGGGGGACACCCGACCAGCCGGGCGTCCCGGGCGCGGGTCAACCCGGCTCCGGGAACCGTCGCCCAGGTCAGCTGGGGGATCTCCAGCGGCGCTTCGGTTTGTGA
- a CDS encoding MTH1187 family thiamine-binding protein, whose protein sequence is MIVAFSVSPLGVGEDVGEYVADAVRVVRESGLPNRTDAMFTSVEGEWDEVMDVVRRAVAAVEARAPRVSLVLKADIRPGVTDGLTSKVETVERHLAG, encoded by the coding sequence GTGATCGTCGCCTTCTCGGTCAGCCCCCTCGGCGTCGGTGAGGACGTGGGCGAGTACGTCGCCGACGCCGTCAGGGTCGTCCGCGAGTCCGGACTGCCCAACCGCACGGACGCCATGTTCACCTCCGTCGAGGGCGAGTGGGACGAGGTGATGGACGTCGTCAGGCGCGCCGTCGCCGCCGTCGAGGCCCGCGCCCCGCGCGTCTCGCTGGTGCTCAAGGCCGACATCCGACCCGGTGTCACCGACGGTCTCACCTCCAAGGTGGAGACGGTGGAACGCCATCTGGCGGGCTGA
- a CDS encoding MarR family transcriptional regulator, with the protein METETATRWLSDAEQRAWRTHLDVSRLLMHQLEKDLQPFGLTNNDYEILVNLSESEDQRMRMSDLAAATLQSKSRLSHQITRMENGGLVRRENCESDRRGLYAVLTELGAETMAKVAPHHVASVRKHFMDLLTPESLAELRAALTPVADHLRDGRGRA; encoded by the coding sequence ATGGAGACCGAGACGGCCACCCGTTGGCTGAGCGACGCGGAGCAGCGCGCCTGGCGCACACATCTGGACGTCAGCAGACTGCTGATGCACCAACTGGAGAAGGACCTCCAGCCCTTCGGCCTGACCAACAACGACTACGAGATCCTGGTCAACCTCTCGGAGTCCGAGGACCAGCGGATGCGGATGAGCGACCTGGCCGCCGCGACCCTCCAGTCGAAGAGCCGGCTCTCCCACCAGATCACCCGCATGGAGAACGGCGGCCTGGTCCGGCGCGAGAACTGCGAGTCCGACCGGCGCGGACTGTACGCGGTCCTGACCGAGCTGGGCGCGGAGACGATGGCGAAGGTGGCACCGCACCACGTCGCGTCCGTGCGCAAGCACTTCATGGACCTGCTGACCCCGGAGTCCCTGGCCGAACTGCGCGCCGCGCTGACCCCGGTCGCGGACCATCTGCGCGACGGACGCGGCAGGGCCTGA
- a CDS encoding DUF3817 domain-containing protein has translation MDIKTASALHRLRLISIPEALSFPALILFGSVLSRVSDIDFLMMPLGALHGVLFVIYVVLLLDVWAKTKWPLKRVAFFFLLCLLPFGGLYGDKVLKRYEADGVIAARARREGTVSA, from the coding sequence GTGGACATCAAGACCGCCTCCGCCCTGCACCGGCTGCGCCTCATCTCGATTCCCGAGGCGCTCTCCTTCCCGGCGCTCATCCTCTTCGGCTCGGTGCTCAGCCGGGTCTCGGACATCGACTTCCTGATGATGCCGCTCGGCGCCCTGCACGGGGTGCTCTTCGTGATCTACGTCGTGCTGCTGCTGGACGTCTGGGCGAAGACCAAGTGGCCGCTGAAGCGGGTCGCGTTCTTCTTCCTGCTCTGCCTGCTGCCGTTCGGCGGGCTCTACGGCGACAAGGTCCTCAAGCGGTACGAGGCCGACGGCGTCATCGCCGCCCGCGCCCGCAGGGAAGGGACGGTCAGCGCGTGA
- a CDS encoding MFS transporter, which yields MPSDTHTPAGDPRDPSAPRVPPTAPVPERAPSPDPSGLPALRDQTRSAARGYSTVFAVREFRAVFAAHLLSLLGVVVSEIALTVLVYDLTGSPLLSSLTFALGFLPYLVGGTLFASVADRYPARRVLVGCDLLCALCAAGMVLPVTPVAGLLALRCLIAAVSPVFTGTRMAALTDVLGDGELYVLGRSLLRLVSQSAVLTGFGAGGVLLTVVSPRGALTVTVVTFLCSATLLRFGTRHRPARTGPDGTSAALLKDSFAGARRVLADRRTRALLLLFWLPAFFVVAPEALAAPYADAIGAGPAALGLLMCAMPVGHIAAELYVGTALGPRLRSRIVLPVAAVGLLPFLVYGFRPGLVPAVAALVLAGAGAAYNIGLDQWFVDAVAEELRGRAMTLLTAGLMTIQGAGMALAGLAAEFLPVHQVVLAAGIAGTLCTLLLVREARATAPERGPGTERRDGSGRLGATG from the coding sequence ATGCCGAGCGACACCCACACCCCGGCGGGCGATCCCCGCGACCCGTCCGCCCCCAGGGTGCCGCCCACGGCACCGGTCCCGGAGCGCGCCCCGAGCCCCGACCCGAGCGGGCTCCCCGCGCTCCGGGACCAGACCCGGTCCGCCGCCCGCGGTTACTCCACCGTGTTCGCCGTCCGGGAGTTCCGGGCGGTGTTCGCCGCCCATCTGCTCTCCCTCCTCGGCGTCGTCGTCAGCGAGATCGCGCTCACCGTGCTGGTCTACGACCTCACCGGCTCCCCGCTGCTCAGCTCCCTCACCTTCGCGCTCGGCTTCCTCCCGTACCTCGTCGGCGGCACGCTCTTCGCGAGCGTCGCCGACCGGTATCCCGCGCGCCGGGTCCTGGTCGGCTGTGACCTCCTGTGCGCGCTCTGCGCCGCCGGGATGGTCCTGCCGGTCACCCCCGTCGCCGGGCTCCTCGCGCTGCGCTGCCTCATCGCCGCCGTGTCGCCCGTCTTCACCGGGACCCGGATGGCGGCCCTCACCGACGTACTGGGCGACGGCGAGCTGTACGTACTCGGCCGGTCCCTGCTCCGCCTCGTCTCGCAGAGCGCGGTGCTCACCGGCTTCGGCGCGGGCGGTGTGCTGCTCACCGTCGTCTCCCCGCGCGGCGCGCTCACCGTCACCGTCGTCACCTTCCTCTGCTCCGCGACCCTCCTGCGGTTCGGCACCCGCCACCGCCCGGCCCGCACCGGGCCGGACGGGACGTCGGCCGCCCTGCTCAAGGACTCGTTCGCGGGTGCCCGGCGGGTCCTCGCCGATCGCAGGACCCGCGCGCTGCTGCTGCTTTTCTGGCTGCCCGCGTTCTTCGTCGTCGCGCCCGAGGCGCTGGCCGCCCCCTACGCGGACGCCATCGGTGCGGGCCCCGCGGCCCTCGGACTGCTGATGTGCGCGATGCCGGTCGGGCACATCGCCGCCGAGCTGTACGTGGGCACCGCGCTCGGCCCCCGGCTCCGCTCGCGGATCGTGCTGCCGGTCGCCGCCGTGGGCCTCCTGCCGTTCCTGGTGTACGGGTTCCGGCCCGGCCTGGTCCCGGCCGTCGCCGCTCTCGTGCTGGCCGGGGCGGGCGCCGCGTACAACATCGGGCTCGACCAGTGGTTCGTCGACGCCGTGGCGGAGGAACTGCGCGGCCGGGCCATGACCCTCCTCACCGCGGGGCTGATGACGATCCAGGGCGCCGGCATGGCCCTCGCCGGGCTGGCCGCCGAATTCCTCCCCGTCCACCAGGTCGTCCTCGCCGCCGGGATCGCCGGCACCCTGTGCACCCTGCTCCTCGTCAGGGAGGCCCGCGCGACCGCGCCGGAACGCGGTCCGGGGACCGAAAGGCGGGACGGCTCCGGACGCCTCGGGGCCACTGGGTAA
- the mce gene encoding methylmalonyl-CoA epimerase produces the protein MLTRIDHIGIACFDLDRTVEFYRSTYGFEVYHSEVNEEQGVREAMLRINGTSDGGASYLQLLEPIREDSAVGKWLAKNGEGVHHIAFGTADVDTDAADIGAKGVRVLYEEPRAGSMGSRITFLHPKDCHGVLTELVTSAREH, from the coding sequence ATGCTGACGCGAATCGACCACATCGGGATCGCCTGCTTCGACCTGGACAGGACCGTCGAGTTCTACCGCTCGACGTACGGGTTCGAGGTGTACCACTCGGAGGTCAACGAGGAGCAGGGCGTGAGGGAGGCGATGCTCAGGATCAACGGGACATCGGACGGCGGGGCGTCGTACCTCCAGCTCCTGGAGCCGATCCGGGAGGACTCGGCCGTCGGGAAGTGGCTGGCCAAGAACGGCGAGGGCGTCCATCACATCGCGTTCGGCACCGCCGACGTGGACACGGACGCGGCGGACATCGGCGCGAAGGGGGTCAGGGTGCTGTACGAGGAGCCCAGGGCCGGTTCCATGGGGTCGCGGATCACCTTCCTGCACCCCAAGGACTGCCACGGCGTGCTGACCGAACTGGTCACGTCCGCGAGAGAGCACTGA